In Treponema vincentii, a single window of DNA contains:
- a CDS encoding DUF1015 domain-containing protein codes for MFIHEAAKKWPGAIISDLCLEFIFIIFYTIPMDIFERCALKTPDILLPNKTVDLTAWSVIACDQYTQDTDYWSKVAAVAKDRYSTLHMILPEVYLNTISDEQRKQEIVKIQKTMKDYLAAGVFAEPIHSMLYIERKTAYNRLRKGIITCIDLEKYDWRPDSKAEIRATEATIVERLPPRMEIRQGAVLEMPHIMLLVDDPERMLIEQIGASIYSSQVMPLYTTQLMLNSGSISGWSIPADCSAYMEKALEKLYSTNTDADGSVFMFAVGDGNHSLATAKAVWDAYKREHGGMQQANSSISFPADLGNNPLRYALVEIVNLYDSGLTFEPIHRVIFGADTKQLISFLQSKLGGKVIACSDKAALLQKVEHSSASFGFIAATGDLTCLETDMTCLAVSALQPLLDDFIKTHNLQIDYIHGSDEAFRIPQYDDAVSILLPPISKESFFSTIAESGSLPRKRFSMGEASEKRFYLECRKLI; via the coding sequence ATGTTCATTCATGAGGCTGCTAAAAAATGGCCTGGTGCAATTATCTCTGATCTGTGTCTGGAATTTATTTTTATTATCTTTTATACTATTCCCATGGATATTTTTGAAAGATGTGCACTTAAAACACCCGATATTTTACTACCGAATAAAACTGTAGATCTAACCGCATGGTCTGTGATTGCCTGCGACCAATATACACAAGATACCGATTATTGGAGCAAAGTTGCAGCTGTTGCGAAAGACCGCTATTCAACATTACACATGATTTTACCGGAAGTCTATTTAAATACCATTTCCGATGAACAGCGGAAGCAAGAAATCGTAAAGATCCAAAAGACGATGAAAGACTATCTTGCGGCAGGTGTTTTTGCGGAACCGATACATTCCATGCTGTATATTGAGCGAAAAACAGCGTATAATCGCTTGCGGAAAGGGATCATTACCTGTATCGATTTGGAAAAATACGACTGGCGGCCGGATTCAAAGGCGGAAATACGTGCAACTGAGGCAACTATTGTAGAGCGGCTTCCGCCGCGGATGGAGATTAGGCAAGGAGCCGTACTGGAGATGCCTCATATTATGCTTTTGGTTGATGATCCTGAACGAATGCTGATAGAACAAATCGGAGCTTCCATTTATAGTTCTCAAGTGATGCCGCTCTATACTACTCAGCTTATGTTGAATTCCGGTAGTATTTCAGGCTGGTCTATTCCTGCCGACTGCTCCGCATATATGGAAAAAGCCCTTGAAAAATTGTATAGCACCAATACCGATGCTGACGGTTCGGTATTTATGTTTGCCGTAGGCGACGGAAACCATTCGCTCGCGACCGCAAAAGCCGTATGGGATGCATACAAGCGGGAGCACGGAGGTATGCAACAGGCAAACAGCTCCATTTCGTTCCCAGCCGATCTTGGAAATAATCCGTTGCGCTACGCCCTTGTCGAAATTGTAAACCTCTACGATTCAGGTCTTACCTTCGAACCCATTCACCGCGTCATATTCGGAGCTGATACTAAACAGTTGATTTCATTTTTACAGTCAAAATTAGGAGGTAAGGTTATAGCTTGCTCCGATAAGGCCGCCTTATTGCAGAAGGTAGAGCATTCCTCTGCTTCATTCGGTTTTATCGCTGCAACCGGTGATCTCACTTGTCTGGAAACTGACATGACATGCCTCGCAGTAAGCGCTCTGCAGCCGCTTTTAGACGATTTTATTAAAACGCATAATCTTCAGATAGATTATATTCACGGTTCGGACGAGGCTTTCCGCATTCCGCAGTACGACGATGCCGTTTCCATTCTATTACCGCCTATTTCTAAAGAGAGCTTTTTTTCCACTATTGCCGAAAGCGGTTCCTTACCGAGAAAAAGGTTTTCAATGGGAGAGGCAAGCGAAAAGCGTTTCTATCTTGAATGCCGAAAATTGATATAA
- the ybaK gene encoding Cys-tRNA(Pro) deacylase → MKKTNAMRILEAAGVPYSSVEYAWDEAHLDAVSAARKLSIDPDMLFKTIVMISEDNEVFVFCVPAPSEVSLKKVRNITGKKITPLKLESLQKTTGYVRGGCSPLGMKKHFPTFIDETAQLYDRIYVSAGERGHMLCIAPADLQEICAAAFCDITEG, encoded by the coding sequence ATGAAAAAGACGAATGCAATGCGCATTTTGGAGGCGGCGGGGGTTCCCTATAGCAGTGTCGAGTATGCGTGGGATGAGGCGCATTTGGATGCGGTATCCGCCGCACGGAAGTTAAGCATCGATCCCGATATGCTCTTTAAAACGATTGTGATGATAAGCGAGGATAATGAAGTGTTCGTTTTTTGCGTACCGGCGCCTTCGGAAGTAAGTTTGAAAAAGGTACGGAATATAACCGGTAAAAAGATAACGCCGCTTAAACTTGAGTCGCTGCAAAAAACAACAGGCTATGTCCGCGGCGGCTGTTCCCCGCTCGGCATGAAAAAGCATTTTCCTACGTTTATCGATGAAACCGCACAGCTGTACGACCGTATCTATGTGAGTGCCGGGGAACGGGGGCACATGCTGTGCATTGCCCCTGCAGATTTGCAAGAAATCTGCGCCGCCGCTTTTTGTGACATTACCGAAGGGTAG
- the glgA gene encoding glycogen synthase GlgA — translation MRILMITSEAVPFAKTGGLADVVSALSYALKKLGHDVRIVMPRYYRIDKKNLTPIPGAMGVTIGSREYWTEVFESTLPDSDIPVYFIDHEESFGRDGLYGSAFEPDFNDNPKRFSILSHAAFQICRKQHWIPDLMHAHDWQTALVPVLLKFNTQYLDFKETASVFTVHNIGYQGIYNKANYVDTGLDWVYFYSAGFEDWDRMNFLKAGLLSADRLTTVSPTYAKEIQSAEYGFRMDGILRFRQEALTGILNGVDTSVWNPKTDEHIPFNYTARSLAKKAKNKEALQKYMGLPQDEKVPVFGMITRLTDQKGIAELFGPSYGAAFKMCSDINLQLIVLGAGDRWCEDELLALSKRLPNLRVYVGYDEKLSHLIEAGSDFFLMPSRYEPCGLNQMYSLLYGTLPIVRNTGGLADTVENYDEKTGKGTGFVLNLLTPESIYNTVNWAVNAWFKHPEHIVKMRKRGMAKDFTWDTSAKQYLAVYQEAVGNKVFNKH, via the coding sequence GTGCGAATATTAATGATAACCAGTGAAGCGGTGCCGTTTGCAAAAACAGGCGGCTTAGCGGATGTTGTTTCCGCCTTATCCTACGCTTTAAAAAAACTTGGGCATGATGTAAGAATTGTTATGCCGCGTTATTATAGAATTGATAAAAAAAATTTAACGCCTATTCCCGGAGCAATGGGCGTTACTATCGGCAGTAGAGAGTATTGGACGGAAGTTTTTGAATCGACGCTTCCGGATTCCGATATACCGGTATATTTTATCGATCATGAAGAAAGTTTCGGCCGCGACGGGTTGTATGGTTCCGCATTTGAACCTGACTTTAACGACAATCCCAAGAGGTTTTCAATATTGAGCCATGCAGCCTTCCAGATATGCAGAAAGCAACATTGGATTCCCGATCTGATGCATGCACATGATTGGCAGACGGCACTCGTTCCCGTGCTGTTGAAATTTAACACTCAGTATCTCGATTTCAAAGAGACGGCAAGTGTTTTTACCGTACACAATATCGGCTATCAAGGAATTTATAATAAAGCAAACTATGTGGATACGGGGCTCGATTGGGTGTATTTTTATTCTGCCGGTTTTGAGGACTGGGACAGAATGAATTTTTTAAAAGCAGGGCTGCTTTCTGCCGATCGTCTGACAACCGTTTCTCCTACTTATGCAAAAGAAATACAGAGTGCTGAATACGGTTTTCGGATGGATGGTATTCTCCGGTTCCGTCAGGAAGCATTGACCGGTATTTTAAACGGTGTGGATACCTCTGTGTGGAATCCCAAAACGGATGAGCATATTCCCTTTAATTATACCGCCCGTTCTCTTGCAAAAAAGGCAAAGAATAAAGAAGCCTTGCAAAAATATATGGGACTTCCTCAAGATGAAAAGGTTCCGGTATTCGGTATGATAACACGATTGACCGATCAAAAGGGAATTGCGGAATTGTTCGGCCCGTCTTACGGAGCTGCATTTAAGATGTGCAGCGATATCAATTTACAGCTGATTGTACTTGGTGCCGGAGACCGATGGTGCGAAGATGAATTGTTGGCGCTTTCAAAACGGCTGCCGAACCTCCGTGTGTATGTCGGTTACGATGAAAAATTGAGCCATTTAATAGAAGCGGGAAGCGACTTCTTTTTGATGCCGTCGCGATATGAACCGTGCGGACTTAATCAGATGTACTCACTGCTATATGGAACATTGCCTATTGTACGCAATACCGGCGGACTTGCAGACACGGTAGAAAACTATGACGAAAAAACAGGAAAGGGCACCGGTTTTGTACTGAATCTGCTTACGCCTGAAAGTATTTATAATACCGTTAATTGGGCGGTAAATGCGTGGTTTAAGCATCCCGAACACATCGTTAAAATGCGCAAGCGCGGTATGGCAAAGGATTTTACATGGGATACCTCTGCGAAGCAGTATCTTGCCGTGTATCAAGAGGCTGTCGGAAATAAGGTGTTCAATAAGCATTAA
- a CDS encoding C40 family peptidase: MILKDTRVLFFYLFLILTAAYSLFGVPSPKDSQRIAFVNNALRYLGTPYRYAGHSPKGMDCSGFVYRNGSEILKLQMPRRSDAIAEYAKRITDEEIQPGDLLFFNTAGGISHVGIYIGAGKFIHSASDGPRTGVIISSIQESYWKKTYRFAGSIMKPEEIFFAESTIPFFSRTTENCPVHPDIRANASDYL, translated from the coding sequence ATGATTTTAAAAGATACACGAGTCCTTTTTTTCTATTTATTTCTTATATTGACGGCGGCATATTCCCTTTTTGGAGTACCCTCTCCGAAAGATTCCCAACGGATTGCGTTTGTTAATAATGCATTGCGCTATCTTGGGACGCCCTACCGTTATGCGGGACATTCTCCTAAAGGTATGGACTGTTCGGGGTTTGTCTACCGTAACGGATCGGAGATTCTGAAATTACAGATGCCGCGGCGCTCGGATGCGATTGCCGAATATGCAAAAAGGATAACGGACGAAGAAATTCAGCCGGGCGATTTGCTTTTCTTTAATACCGCAGGCGGTATTTCCCATGTCGGTATTTATATCGGTGCAGGAAAATTTATTCATTCGGCATCGGACGGGCCGCGTACCGGGGTTATTATTTCGAGCATTCAAGAATCGTATTGGAAAAAAACGTATCGTTTTGCGGGCAGTATTATGAAACCGGAAGAAATTTTCTTTGCCGAATCGACCATTCCGTTTTTTTCGCGCACAACCGAAAATTGCCCTGTTCATCCTGATATCCGTGCCAACGCATCAGACTATTTGTAG
- a CDS encoding AMP-dependent synthetase/ligase: MNKMSKRPWEFLDAWRGKKFTGEWPTLPEMFEITAERFPNRNCLTVFEPDRITLTYRETLTAIKKLAGWFVAHGVKRGTHIAVSGKNSSEWAIVYLSALYAGGIIIPIDYGLHDYEIESLLKTAKPLFFFVDEEKYDHFFEAAKSQTFIGEVYSLNSNLADRYVYNLEAEPLAACFPLRETDTAAILFTSGTMGNPKGVMLSHRNIVSDCYIAQSHLTIFETDVFYALLPIHHSYTMVAVFIEAISVGAEIVFGKSLVVSRMLRELKEGKITMLLGVPLLFNKLLAGIMKGVRSKGVLVYGIIRFLMGVSYLVKKTTGKNIGKKLFKSVLEKANLTTLRIAISGGEPLSKEVFRAYNEFGIDFVQGYGLTETSPIIALNPKEHFKIESVGSYFHPYMEMKILDPDENGRGEICARGPMIMQGYYNMPEETAQVLSADGWFRTGDIGWLDDEKYLYLCGRAKNLIVTSGGKNVYPEEIENAFQMYYNDIEQITVMGYHPADDLTSEEIEVLVYPADELYKTLNLDRGTPAGDSAVYKRIEAIVEIVNKELLPYQRITKTTLLDKPLEMTTTKKVKRYNGHL, encoded by the coding sequence ATGAACAAAATGTCAAAAAGGCCATGGGAATTCCTTGATGCATGGCGCGGGAAAAAGTTTACCGGAGAATGGCCGACATTACCGGAGATGTTTGAAATTACTGCCGAGCGTTTTCCGAATAGAAACTGTTTAACCGTCTTTGAACCGGATCGGATCACTCTCACCTATCGTGAAACGCTTACAGCAATTAAAAAATTAGCGGGCTGGTTTGTCGCTCATGGTGTAAAAAGAGGAACGCATATCGCCGTCTCCGGCAAAAATTCTTCCGAATGGGCAATCGTCTATTTAAGTGCGCTGTATGCCGGCGGTATTATTATCCCGATTGACTACGGTTTACATGATTATGAAATTGAATCGCTTTTAAAAACGGCAAAACCGCTTTTTTTCTTTGTCGATGAAGAAAAATATGATCATTTTTTTGAAGCAGCAAAATCTCAGACATTCATAGGCGAAGTGTATTCTTTAAACAGCAATCTTGCCGATCGCTATGTATATAATTTGGAAGCAGAACCGCTCGCAGCCTGTTTTCCACTACGCGAAACGGATACGGCAGCAATTCTGTTTACCTCCGGTACAATGGGTAATCCCAAAGGTGTTATGCTATCTCACCGGAATATCGTCTCAGACTGTTACATTGCCCAATCGCACTTAACGATATTTGAAACCGATGTTTTTTATGCACTATTGCCAATCCACCACTCCTATACTATGGTTGCCGTCTTTATCGAAGCGATCTCCGTCGGCGCAGAAATCGTATTCGGAAAATCCTTAGTAGTATCCCGTATGCTGCGTGAATTGAAAGAAGGGAAAATTACCATGCTCCTCGGCGTACCGCTGCTCTTTAACAAGCTGCTCGCCGGTATTATGAAAGGAGTGCGCAGCAAAGGCGTATTAGTATACGGCATCATCCGGTTTCTGATGGGTGTTTCGTATCTTGTTAAAAAGACAACAGGGAAAAATATCGGTAAAAAGCTCTTTAAAAGCGTATTGGAAAAGGCAAATCTCACAACGCTTAGGATCGCGATTTCAGGCGGGGAGCCGCTTTCAAAAGAAGTGTTCAGAGCATACAATGAGTTCGGTATCGATTTTGTGCAAGGGTACGGACTGACTGAAACATCGCCGATTATCGCGTTGAATCCGAAAGAACACTTTAAGATTGAAAGCGTCGGCAGTTATTTCCACCCCTACATGGAAATGAAAATCCTTGATCCTGATGAAAACGGCCGTGGGGAAATCTGTGCAAGAGGTCCGATGATCATGCAGGGCTATTACAATATGCCGGAAGAAACCGCACAAGTGCTATCGGCAGACGGGTGGTTCCGCACCGGTGATATAGGCTGGCTTGACGATGAAAAATATCTGTATCTCTGTGGACGCGCAAAGAACCTCATCGTTACCTCCGGCGGCAAGAATGTATACCCCGAAGAAATAGAAAATGCCTTCCAGATGTATTACAACGATATCGAGCAAATCACCGTAATGGGATACCACCCTGCAGACGATTTGACAAGCGAGGAAATTGAAGTATTGGTATATCCCGCCGATGAGCTGTATAAAACATTGAATCTTGACAGGGGAACCCCTGCAGGCGACAGTGCTGTTTATAAAAGAATAGAAGCGATTGTCGAAATCGTGAACAAGGAACTGCTACCCTATCAGCGGATAACAAAAACCACGCTTTTGGATAAACCGCTCGAAATGACCACAACCAAGAAGGTTAAACGGTATAACGGGCATCTCTAA
- a CDS encoding transglycosylase domain-containing protein, translating into MQRDWSTRIYDRGGNLIQILALGDGIRREFTAYEAIPPDAVRIFLAAEDKDFFSHRGIDIAAIARAAYQNISSGKRVSGASTITMQLARLIVPAKERTFFAKLREARNALRIERRLSKQAILELYLNSIPFGFQTEGLTSAARNFFALPLSELTTEQLCCLAVIPRRPTGYNPLEHPEACAEKATALYRSVFIQGNETQNGRQGTQLEGRLLQTARTARRFEYPFGMPHYIEYLVRRYKAGDLQRINQTQEIRRPVSEILETTPRSLPPDWYLTADNTLSAQAEFLLQVQLKNNPQARVRNGAVLVIENATGNILAWVGSNSYFDDENNGKIDGVTALNQSGSSSKPFLYALALEHGWKPSDVLPDIPMRFGKEEAYIPRNFNNRFNGPVRLRIALASSLNIPAVYLLNELGTENYLHTLEALGFQSIDTAGAEAGLSLALGSMPVSLYELVRAFSVFPRDGILIPLHSFTDGSTADGFSEPKQVFNADTARLICSILSDSAARAKGFGFSSTFKTPFPSIFKTGTANQFQSLIALASSSAFTVGVWMGNFAGNTVIGKTGSSAPAAIAHNLLIRLHRQPLADGTAVPAKNFMEPEHWYRGSVCALSGMPAGSACHNTVQEYLPAFAVFNKYDRQNEHNAGHNNYQFDTSDRYGTYKQENGECEQEGNECTWHRTQNGHTITVYPEKYRRWFANIMRHGTIGQLNNALTIIRPADGSHFFSDHRYLRTGVPIEIIGGAEDTIQAIYDDHAPITLNRPFLGALPLEKGDHRLLIRCGDEEVAAVFTVE; encoded by the coding sequence ATGCAGCGGGATTGGAGCACCCGCATCTATGACCGAGGCGGTAACCTTATTCAAATCCTTGCGCTTGGGGACGGTATACGGCGTGAGTTTACAGCGTATGAAGCGATACCGCCCGATGCTGTCCGAATTTTTCTCGCTGCGGAAGACAAGGATTTTTTCTCCCACCGCGGCATCGATATTGCCGCTATTGCACGGGCGGCTTATCAAAATATCAGCAGCGGGAAACGGGTCAGCGGTGCATCTACCATTACGATGCAGCTGGCACGCCTCATCGTTCCGGCAAAAGAGCGCACGTTCTTTGCAAAACTCCGCGAGGCGCGGAATGCACTCCGAATTGAACGGAGGCTGTCTAAACAGGCCATTCTTGAGCTCTATCTCAACAGTATCCCGTTCGGATTCCAAACCGAAGGCCTTACGTCGGCAGCTAGGAATTTTTTTGCTCTGCCGCTTTCGGAACTGACTACGGAACAGCTCTGCTGCCTCGCGGTTATTCCCCGCCGTCCTACCGGTTACAATCCCCTTGAACACCCGGAGGCCTGTGCCGAAAAAGCGACGGCACTCTACCGATCCGTATTTATACAAGGAAACGAAACGCAAAACGGACGACAGGGTACACAGCTTGAAGGTCGGCTGCTGCAAACTGCCCGTACTGCGCGCCGCTTCGAATACCCTTTTGGAATGCCCCATTACATCGAATACCTTGTGCGACGATACAAGGCAGGTGATTTGCAGAGGATCAACCAAACACAGGAGATACGACGGCCTGTATCGGAAATCCTTGAAACCACACCCCGATCATTACCGCCTGACTGGTATCTAACCGCCGACAACACATTATCAGCCCAAGCAGAATTTTTGCTGCAAGTTCAGCTGAAAAACAACCCTCAAGCACGCGTACGCAACGGCGCGGTTCTCGTTATCGAAAATGCAACCGGGAACATTCTTGCGTGGGTAGGCTCAAATTCTTATTTTGATGATGAAAACAACGGAAAAATCGACGGTGTTACCGCGTTGAATCAGAGCGGAAGCAGTTCCAAGCCGTTTTTATATGCGCTTGCATTGGAACACGGGTGGAAGCCATCAGATGTATTGCCGGATATTCCAATGCGGTTCGGGAAAGAGGAGGCATACATCCCGCGTAACTTTAATAACCGGTTTAACGGTCCCGTTCGATTACGGATTGCGCTCGCCTCCAGCCTCAATATCCCCGCCGTCTATCTTCTAAACGAACTCGGAACCGAAAACTATCTGCACACGTTAGAGGCGCTCGGCTTTCAGTCTATCGATACAGCGGGCGCAGAGGCAGGGTTGTCGTTGGCGCTTGGTAGCATGCCGGTGTCTCTCTACGAGCTGGTACGCGCGTTCAGCGTTTTTCCTCGTGACGGTATACTCATTCCGCTGCACTCGTTTACGGATGGAAGCACTGCTGACGGATTTTCCGAGCCGAAACAGGTTTTCAACGCTGATACCGCACGGCTCATCTGCTCAATTCTTTCCGATTCTGCTGCGAGGGCGAAGGGTTTCGGTTTTTCTTCTACCTTTAAAACACCATTCCCTTCCATTTTTAAAACAGGTACGGCAAACCAATTCCAAAGCCTTATTGCCCTCGCCTCATCATCGGCCTTTACCGTCGGCGTCTGGATGGGAAATTTTGCAGGCAACACCGTAATAGGAAAAACAGGAAGTTCTGCCCCTGCCGCAATCGCGCATAACTTACTTATCCGGCTGCACCGCCAACCCTTAGCGGACGGCACTGCGGTACCGGCAAAAAACTTTATGGAACCGGAGCACTGGTACCGCGGATCCGTTTGTGCTCTTTCAGGGATGCCCGCCGGTTCCGCATGCCACAACACCGTGCAAGAATATCTACCCGCATTCGCCGTATTCAATAAATATGACAGGCAGAATGAACACAACGCCGGACACAATAACTACCAGTTCGATACATCCGACCGATATGGTACATATAAACAGGAAAACGGCGAATGTGAACAAGAAGGTAACGAATGCACATGGCACAGGACACAAAATGGGCATACGATTACCGTATATCCCGAAAAGTACCGGCGCTGGTTTGCGAACATCATGCGGCATGGCACAATCGGACAACTGAATAATGCATTAACCATTATCCGCCCTGCAGACGGCAGCCATTTTTTCAGTGATCATCGTTACCTCCGTACCGGCGTCCCAATCGAAATTATCGGCGGTGCGGAAGATACCATACAAGCTATCTACGATGACCACGCTCCGATTACTCTAAACCGGCCGTTTTTAGGTGCCCTCCCACTGGAAAAGGGTGACCACCGGCTCCTCATTCGCTGCGGTGATGAAGAGGTAGCGGCTGTATTCACCGTTGAATAA
- a CDS encoding glycoside hydrolase family 2 protein, protein MARILIPLWQNWQFVNTFEEQYVRADCDESHFTEVQLPHTVKELPYHYFDEKVYQFESCYRKKFAVSSNLQGMRLFVDFDGLMCYARVFINGHFIGEHKGGYVPFSVEITHYVEYGDTESNVLAVYVDSTERADIPPFGGEVDYLCYGGIYRDVILRAVPHCHIESIYARPISALTAEKSLQVDIAIAHDERTNKSIDVSVAIFDSRNRKRAELSRSLEVAVPSLTLSMIMDELTGLKLWTLEKPELYRAEVSLLEDGLVCDTVSTRIGFRTVEFTPEGFFLNGKLLKLRGLNRHQSFPYVGYAMPERVQRKDADILKYELGVNIVRTSHYPQSPYFLDRCDEIGLLVFEETPGWQHIGDSAWQDVTCENIRKMITRDRNHPSIVLWGVRINESPDCTAFYQQTNTIAHELDPYRQTGGVRCIENSEFFEDVYTMNDFTCGVQGLTAGTAAGAARVLRSQREVTGLSDSVPYLVTEFGGHMYPTKRFDQEERLVEHAKLHLAVQNAAALDPQKCGAIGWCAFDYNTHANFGSGDRICYHGVMDMFRIPKFAASVYASQQPVEMKPVLEPLTRYTVGDRAVGGIAPLIICTNCTAVRLSIGAKDLGLFYPAFDRYPGLAHPPVVIDNLPSVWGGGWEDAVFTGYHNGMECITRRFSANPVATQLVLTADETKLRADIPDAVRFVVQLLDQVGNELPYSFEIVKITLKGPAKIIGPQEFALIGGARGFWIKTLGKAGTAKVSAQSGEFKTETVSVRIR, encoded by the coding sequence ATGGCACGAATACTGATCCCTTTATGGCAAAATTGGCAATTTGTGAATACTTTTGAAGAACAGTATGTGCGAGCCGATTGTGATGAATCTCATTTTACTGAAGTGCAGCTTCCGCATACGGTGAAAGAATTGCCGTATCATTATTTTGATGAGAAGGTATATCAATTTGAGTCATGTTATCGAAAAAAATTTGCCGTATCCTCCAATCTGCAAGGGATGAGGCTTTTTGTCGACTTTGACGGTCTGATGTGCTATGCAAGGGTCTTTATCAATGGGCACTTTATCGGAGAACACAAAGGCGGATATGTTCCTTTTTCTGTGGAGATTACTCACTACGTTGAGTATGGAGACACTGAAAGCAATGTGCTTGCCGTGTATGTCGACTCGACGGAACGAGCTGATATTCCCCCGTTCGGTGGTGAAGTGGACTATCTTTGCTATGGCGGTATTTACCGCGATGTTATCCTGCGTGCGGTACCCCATTGCCATATTGAGTCGATTTATGCCCGCCCAATTTCCGCTTTAACGGCGGAAAAAAGTCTACAGGTTGATATTGCGATTGCACATGACGAACGAACGAATAAATCGATTGACGTTTCGGTAGCGATCTTCGATTCCAGAAATCGAAAACGGGCGGAATTGAGCAGAAGCCTTGAGGTCGCCGTTCCGTCTCTTACCCTATCGATGATAATGGATGAATTAACCGGTTTAAAACTGTGGACGCTTGAAAAGCCCGAACTGTACCGCGCCGAAGTATCGTTACTGGAAGACGGTCTTGTATGCGATACCGTATCTACCCGTATCGGATTTCGTACGGTTGAATTTACGCCGGAAGGTTTTTTCTTAAACGGCAAACTGCTCAAGCTGCGGGGCTTAAACCGGCACCAGTCTTTTCCATACGTCGGTTATGCGATGCCTGAACGGGTACAGCGGAAAGATGCGGATATCCTGAAATACGAGCTTGGCGTTAATATTGTTCGTACTTCGCATTATCCGCAATCGCCGTATTTTTTGGATCGCTGTGATGAGATCGGACTATTGGTTTTTGAAGAAACGCCCGGTTGGCAGCATATCGGCGATTCCGCCTGGCAGGATGTTACTTGCGAAAATATCCGTAAGATGATTACGAGGGATCGGAATCATCCCTCTATTGTGTTGTGGGGAGTACGAATCAATGAATCACCGGATTGTACTGCGTTTTACCAGCAGACAAATACGATTGCCCATGAACTTGATCCGTATCGGCAAACCGGCGGTGTTAGATGTATTGAAAACAGCGAATTTTTTGAAGACGTATATACAATGAACGATTTTACTTGCGGAGTTCAAGGATTGACTGCCGGTACTGCAGCCGGAGCAGCACGTGTACTTCGTTCCCAGCGTGAGGTTACGGGGCTATCCGATTCGGTTCCCTATTTGGTAACCGAGTTCGGCGGACACATGTACCCGACAAAGCGGTTCGATCAGGAAGAACGCTTGGTTGAGCATGCAAAACTCCACCTTGCGGTGCAGAATGCCGCCGCGCTCGACCCGCAAAAATGCGGCGCAATCGGCTGGTGTGCTTTTGATTATAATACCCATGCGAATTTTGGGTCGGGTGATCGCATTTGTTACCATGGTGTAATGGATATGTTTCGCATCCCCAAATTTGCTGCAAGCGTGTATGCAAGTCAGCAGCCTGTCGAAATGAAGCCGGTGTTGGAACCGTTGACCCGCTATACCGTCGGCGACCGTGCAGTCGGCGGAATTGCGCCGCTTATTATTTGTACAAATTGTACGGCAGTCCGGCTAAGCATCGGCGCAAAAGATTTAGGTCTGTTTTACCCCGCTTTTGACCGCTATCCCGGGCTTGCACATCCTCCTGTTGTTATCGACAACCTTCCAAGTGTATGGGGTGGCGGATGGGAAGATGCCGTATTCACCGGCTACCATAACGGTATGGAGTGTATTACCCGCCGGTTTAGCGCAAATCCTGTCGCGACACAGCTCGTACTTACCGCCGATGAGACAAAGCTTCGGGCAGACATACCCGATGCCGTCCGCTTTGTTGTGCAGCTCCTTGATCAGGTCGGTAACGAATTACCCTATAGCTTCGAGATTGTGAAGATTACGCTGAAAGGGCCTGCGAAAATTATCGGCCCGCAGGAATTTGCACTTATCGGCGGTGCTCGCGGCTTTTGGATTAAAACGCTCGGGAAAGCAGGCACGGCAAAGGTTTCCGCACAAAGCGGCGAATTTAAAACCGAAACCGTTTCCGTCCGTATCCGATGA